The Macaca mulatta isolate MMU2019108-1 chromosome 18, T2T-MMU8v2.0, whole genome shotgun sequence genomic interval GCCTCTCCCAGACAGAAGAAGTCCCTTGACTTTCTGTTCTTAGAGTCAGTGCCTCCATTCTTGCTGCTGGGGTAGCACTGATCCCATTTCATGAGAGTTTGTGGCTCTCCTAGACTGTggacttcttgagggcaaaggcTGATTAATATTCACATTTATAACCCTCAGAGGTCTCTCCTGGATCCTGGCTCCAATCAGCTCTGAATCAGTGCTGGCTAAATGAATTGAAAATCATGTGAACACATTTCTGTTCCAAAAAGCAAAGCTCTCATTTTCTCAGATTGGGCAGGCTCCTTCCTGTGCCTGTGTCATCCTGAcagcagtatttatcttttttttttttttttgagatggagtctcactctgtcgcccaggctagagtgcagtggggtgatctcagctcactgcaccctcagcttcctggcttcaagtgattctcctgcctcagcctcccaagtagctgggattacaggggcacaccaccacgcctggctaattttttcgtatttttagtagagatggagtttcaccatgttggccaagctggtctggaactcctgacctcaagtgatctgcccaccttggccgctcaaagtgcagggattacaggcgtgagccactgcgccttgccCCGACAGCAGTATTTATTAGGCTGTCCATCCCAGGTTAGGACTTGCACCTGACTGATATCTGGAATGACTTTTGATTAGGATGGGCATGTTTCCTCGCTGACTCTGGCCACGGTCACGACGAAGCAGCCTCCACCTTGCTGTCTGGGATGAGACATTGGCCTCTGTTGTCACCAGCCTCTTCCTGTAGTAACTGCCTTACAGAGAGAGAAGCCATCTACAGCATCATTTCCACGTGGGACCTTGCCAACTTGTCCTTTTCTACAAGGGCATCAGCACAACGAATTTcaggaaatgagaaaagcaagcagatattttaaaaaaaaattaaatctgtttatttttgaataagTAACACATTCACATGGTTCAGAATTCAAAAGGTACAAAATTATACAGAGTAAAATTCCCCTCCCAGTTCTGTTCTTCATCTGTCCAGTAGCCCACCTTGGAGGAAACTGCTTCTATATGTGACTGTAGATTTGAATGCCTCTGTTGTCCTCACTCTTTACTTTTTCTGGATGTTTCTCGTCTCCTCCATAGCAACATTCATTTCATCCTGCCCCCATTCCAATCCCTGATACCTAGTTGCATGCTCTGGATAGGCACCTGGCAAATGTTGGGGATCAGCTGACAGCTTGTCTGTAATCCAAGAATATTTGTGGACTCCGGGCTTATAGTATCTTTGTTTGATAGTGAATTAGATGCATTTTCATTCACTTATGTTCTTGTTCTTCCAAGAGAAGCCAAGAAGCGTTGATTATCCCATCAGCCTTCCTTGTACTGTCTTCCTTTCATAAGCCATCACTTCCATTTGTACTGTTGCCAGTTGAGGATGGTTTAGGGCTCACTCACACATTTTTCAGGGGATGATTGTGCAAGAAATGTTGATGTTTTCCAATACTTTTTTGGCCTCCTcaattgtttcttcttttggcttgtgcaagaaaaaaatctttacccCTGTCCTCACTCCCATCAACACACACCCATACATGCTTTGGGGCCTCTCTTTGCCCTTCTCTTCTGGAATTCATTGAAAATGAGCAAAGAACTGAAAGGTAGAATCCTGTCTTCTCTAAACAGGCGCTTTTCAGCTTTTACTTATCATTGTTTTGAGGTGTCAAGagttttggagattttttttcccctcctctttctctctcaagtCAGGCCCCTCCAGAAGCCCGCCTCTCCCCTTGGCAGGTGTGGAGAATTCACCTGCGTTTTTGGTCACTTCCTGTGCACTCTACTGCCTTCCCTGGCTGCTCAGAAAACATGGGCCTTGGAGCAACTTCCCTCGACTTCCTCTCTCCTCTCGATTCCTAGCCAGCGGCCAGTCAAGAGGCAGCCCCACAGTCCTCTGGGCGGCAGGGGCCGGTGATTAAGTAGCCAGGTCTTTAGCTGATTCCATCCTTGTTTGTCATAACTCTGCTGCAAGTTATTTTGGTCTCTGTGACTTGTGGCGGCACCATGATTAGGGTTTGATTACTATCACCAAAGCGactaaaagatgaaaatagaagCCACAACAGGAAATAAACAACTGCAAATGAGCTATTTTATTCCATATTCCCTGCCAGCAAATGATTAGAATCAAATTCATTCACAATAGTTTGGTGAACTCTTAAACTTTTTCTTAAGGGTCAGAATAGTCTGAAACGGCGTTTGCTGGCCTCCTTTGTGCCTTTGGAACGGAAAGAAAGAAGCTACCTTTCTAGGCACACCAGCCTGCCGGGAGTTCCTCTACTGCCAGGCTTCTGGCTTCTTTCTTGGAGAGGAGAGGAATAAGAATGTGATGGGGTGGGGCTATCAGGCAGGTTGGGATGTTAACTGATTCAGGGGATGCCAGGGAGCTATAAAGCAGCACCAATCATTGTAGCTACTTGCTAAGCACCGCACCCAGCTTCTACCTAGGGTAGCAAAATGGAAGAGGAAAGCCGTGTAGAGAGGGGTGACACCTGAATTAATACACCTACAATTACACTATATGGGAACATATCTCTGCAAGTACGTGCATGTTCCACCTAGACAAACCGTGACGTCAGACTCCGTTCCTGAAACACCCATGAAACTTACCTGCCCTGTGTGTGCTCCGGCCTCTCATTACAGAGCCTTAGCACTACTGGCCAGATCTCCAAAAGATTCTTCAGATTCTCCATTTAGCCAAGAAGCTTAATTAGAATTATGACCTCTGCTTTCTCTGCTTATTGAAGTCCTTTCTGTTGCTATGAAGCCTGGTCTAACCACTCTAAAAAAGTGAAGATCTTTTAGGGAGACCCAGAACAGAGAGGGGATGGGACCCTCGAGGGCAGAAACTTGCCCAGAAAACCTTATAAACGCTGCCAAGTGCTCGCCTAATGTGGGGATTGCTGTTGGCCCAAGTTGCTTAACCAGTGAGTGACAACGCCCCAGCCTGGAATCAGATTTTCTGACCTCTAGTCTGGTACTCTTTCTAAGCCTTTCTAAGGGGAAAATATGATACATTTCCCAGACACCTTAAAAATCCCATTTCTGTCTCTTTCGTCTTCCGTTGCCTATTGTgataggcctcccaaagtgctgggattacaccctTTCTCCATTCTCTTCTGTGCTTTCTCGGCTGCTGTCTTCACAGGTTGCTTCTTAGaatgttttatacacacacacaaggttTCCATGCCCTTTTCAACAAGCCatattttaatttacaataaaattatgATGTTATACAACTGCAGCTTATGTGGCCTTACACAGTAAATGTTCAGAATGGCAGCTTCTGTCCTGTCCAATAGGGTTCTGTACTGCTTGGGGCATCCTACTGTCTTCCAAGTCAATAAGTGTTAGGATCTCCTTGCCTGGAGATGATCATGTAAGCAATGTTGCTGATTTCTTCTGGAATGTATGTTACCAAAGGTACTTTTGGTGGGGTGGAGGAAGGGTCCAAATGCCCCTTAAGCCCTAAGTGTtgatttctaattatttattaagcatctactattGTATTAATATGTTATAAGTCTTTTTAATTGCTGGAGGGGGAGAGGGCTTGAGCTCTAAAGGTGGCTAAGATTCATtcctgccttttccttttaagaacatataattggccgggcgcggtggctcaagcctgtaatcccagcactttgggaggccgagacgggcggatcacgaggtcaggagatcgagaccatcctggctaacacagtgaaaccccgtctctactaaaaatacaaaaacttagccgggcgaggtggcaggcgcctgtagtcccagctactcgggaggctgaggcaggagaatggcatgaacccgggaggcggagcttgcagtgagctgagatccggccactgcactccagcctgggtgacagagcgagactccgtctcaaaaaaaaaaaaaaaaaaaaaaaaagaacatataatTTAGCTGAGGAGATGtacatttcatctttttcttttttttcttttctttcttttttttttttttttgagacagagtctcactctgttgcccaggatggagtgcagtggtgcgatctcggctcactgcaacctccgtctcccgggttcaaggaattctcctgtctcagctggggttacaggcacgtgccacctgcctgtttaatttttgtatttttagtagagacgggatttcaccatattggccaggctggtctcaaactcttgacctcaggtgatccacctgcctcagcctcccaaaatgctgggattacaagcgtgagccaccaagccccgGCACATTTCACCTTTTCTAAAGATTattttaaggccaggtgcagtggctcacgcctgtacttccagcagtttgagaggtcgaggcaggtagattacttgaggtcaggagttccagatcagcctggccaacatggtgaaaccgcgtcactaccaaaaattacaaaaattagccaggtgtggtggcaagcgcctgtagttccagctactccagaggctgaggtgggagaatcatttgatccggggaggcagaggctgcaggaagccgacatcgagccactgcactttagcctgggtcaagagtgagactcttaaaagaaaaaagattcttcAAAGCCCCCAATGAGTTTCACTGCGGGCCTGATCTCATAATTctcaatggctttttttttttttttttaaatcgtaTTTCACTGAATATGAAGTGAGGTTAGATCACCATGCCAACCAGTGGCCTCATCAATACtgatgtgtgtgtatttaaataaTTACGTTTCTCAGAGCCATCAGCTTTCACGCTGTATATGCGTTCATGCCCTAGCAATGCCATGCCCGTTTCTATGCAGTAACTCGCCAGCTTGAGTATATGTTTCTTCGGGACCTGGGGTCAAGGTATAAACTCTCTGACCCTAAGCACCTTGAAAGCTACGAGGCCCAGAAACAGGCCCTGCATGCAAATAAATGCCCTAGGCAGGTCTGCTCGCTGGGTAACCTTCCCGCGCCAGGAGGCAGGGTGGCTGGTGGCGGAGGTCTTCCGGGCCCGGGAGGAAACCTGCGGGCGGCGCGCAGGCGAGCCCCCGCCTCCCGCTCCCCTTCTCCCGCCAGGAGGCTGCCCCTCGCAGCTCGTCAGCCGGCCAAATGCATTCCATAGCTGTGCACAAGACACACTTCTCCAGGCAGTCCTAGAAACCGGAGCCCGGAGCGGAGAGGGCGGGAGGGAGCGCGCGGCCGCCGCTGAGGTCATATTCACGCCGCCTCCCCGCCCTCGGCGGCTGTTCCCCTCAGCGCACACTTCCCGGGGCCTCGGTCCAGTCCCgtataaatgtcttttaaaccGAGACAGCGCTCTCCTCCCCTTGCCCTCCGGCGCGGCCAAGGGATCCGCCGCCAGGgcctttaaaacaaaaccaatgaaTGAAGCGCTAGAGCGAGCGCGCGCGAGATGGCCACCGCGAAGCCCAGCCGGGTCGAAATCGGGCCACCGACCGGCTCTCTAAGCTCCAAAACTCGCAGCGAAGCCCGCTCGGTGCTCCCTgcttttccaatttctccatggCTCCCGCCGGGGCTCAATCGATTCTGGGAGCTTCTCTgccccccacctctctctcccctccGTCGGTACCCCATCTACAGCCCCGGGAGGGGGTGGCGGTGgcggggggttggggggagaAATAGCTTTTAGAAACCCGATCTGTTGTTTGCGAAACAcaatcgctttttttttttttttttaaagcgacAGGGTGTCTAGACGGCCACGTGACGAGGCCGGAGCCGGGCGCGCCACTGCGCAGTGGAACCAGCCGAGCAGAGGGCCGGAGGGGGGGTGCGGGGGGGCggggaggaggcggcggcggcggcggctgggggcgggggagggaagggggaggaagggggagggaagggggcgggggcgggggcgggaggCCTTGCGGGAGGCGGCGAGGTCTGGGCACACTCGCTTGCTGCTCGGCGCACTGAAGATCTTGTCCCCGAGCCGCGCCAGCCGAGCCAGCCGGGCGCCGTGCTCGGTCCGCTCGCCGCGCGGGAGAGAGCTGCCCGAGACAGAGCCAGTCCGCCGCCGCCGAGCCGCCGAACGCCCGGCCCCTGAGCCCCAGAGTGCGGCGCGGCGAGCCCCTGGCGGCGGCAGAAGGACCAGAGCGCCAGGAGAGGGCGGACCGGGGACAAGGAGGCTCCCGGGCGCGACGAGGAGAGTCTCGGAGGAGGAGGCGCCGAGAGGACACCGGGGCCTCCTGCCGCCGCTGCTGGGGCCAGGCGAGCAGCCCATGCGGGGACCCTCGGCGGGCAGCCGCGGCCAGGGGAAGGGACACCGGCGGCCCCCGCACTAGCAAGCAGCTTGTGCCCAGGGGGGGCGAGAACGCGCGACCCGCCTGGGgccctccgccgccgccgccgccgcgccgcCCTCCCCCGCGCTGTCAGCCCCGCCGGGCTCAGCCGCCGCCGCAGCATCTTCTGCCCCTGCGCCCCCGCCAGCCTCGAGGAAGTCCCCGCCGAGGACCTGGGCCCCCAGGAGCGCAGGAGGAAAGACCAGAGACTCCCCTAAACCACCCAGATGCGCAGGATTGAAGCGGTCTAGCCAAAGCTTTCtgtggattaaaaaaatacacgattttttttttttttggcagaaggAGAGGAAGACCAGCGGGGCTTTGCAAGGAAAAAAGGGGGGGATGTAACTCGTGGATACATTTTTCCACCCCTCAAACATCTTGTTAtactttgtaaacattttctttttttaaaccccAGCTCCAGCCGGACGCCCCCAGACCTCAGAGGTTCGAGGAGGTGGTGTTTTTCATTTGGGGCTTTGCATATTTGGTTGTTAGGTTTTGCGAGAGCCTTCTTATTTCGCCAGACATCTCATGCGGGGTGAAGTCCACTCGGCCCCCTCCCCTGAGTCTTCGTGTGCACAGAATTCGAGGAGATCCGGTTACTaaggatatagagaaaaaaaataaattgcgtgcttgctttttttttttttaattgcctgcttctccccacccccaaattaAGTTGCTTAGCAAGGGGGAAAGAGgctttttccttcttccagcAGCCCAGCCGAACGCCTTTCGCTTTTTTGCCTCCGCGGACCTTCCATGTAGGAATCCGAGGCTGGCGAGCCCGACATTCGGGAGCCACTGCGGGGGGGCCTCTTTTTGGGGAGGCGCCGACGGGGGCAGGCTCGGCCGTCCCCAGGGAAGCGGCGGCCGGGTTCCTCCGGGGCGCGCCGGGGCCGGAGAGCCGCGCAGGGCGCGGGCCGCGCGGGGTGGGGCAGCCGGAGCGCAGGCCCCCGATCCCCGGCGGGCGCCCCCGGGCCCCCGCGCGCGCCCCGGCCTCCGGGAGACTGGCGCATGCCACGGAGCGCCCCTCGGGCCGCCGCCGCTCCTGCCCGggcccctgctgctgctgctgtcgcCTGCGCCTGCTGCCCCAACTCGGCGCCCGACTTCTTCATGGTGTGCGGAGGTCATGTTCGCTCCTTAGCCGCCAAACGACTTTTCTCCTCGCCTCCTCGCCCCGCATGTTCAGGACCAAACGATCTGCGCTCGTCCGGCGTCTCTGGAGGAGCCGTGCGCCCGGCGGCGAGGACGAGGAGGAGGGCGCggggggaggtggaggaggcgGCGAGCTGCGGGGAGAAGGGGCGACGGACAGCCGAGCGCATGGGGCCGGTGGCGGCGGCCCGGGCAGGGCTGGATGCTGCCTGGGCAAGGCGGTGCGAGGTGCCAAAGGTCACCACCATCCCCACCCGCCAGCCGCGGGCGCCGGCGCGGCCGGGGGCGCCGAAGCGGATCTGAAGGCGCTCACGCACTCGGTGCTCAAGAAACTGAAGGAGCGGCAGCTGGAGCTGCTGCTCCAGGCCGTGGAGTCCCGCGGCGGGACGCGCACCGCGTGCCTCCTGCTGCCCGGCCGCCTGGACTGCAGGCTGGGCCCGGGGGCGCCCGCCAGCGCGCAGCCTGCGCAGCCGCCCTCGTCCTACTCGCTCCCCCTCCTGCTGTGCAAAGTGTTCAGGTGGCCGGATCTCAGGCATTCCTCGGAAGTCAAGAGGCTGTGTTGCTGTGAATCTTACGGGAAGATCAACCCCGAGCTGGTGTGCTGCAACCCCCATCACCTTAGCCGACTCTGCGAACTAGGTGAGAAGTTGTCCCCTTACCCCCAGCATTTTCCGGCGCGCCAGTGCTGGAAGAAAAGCCCTTAGGGCAGTGCGTTTGTGCAGCCACCCCTCCAGGGGGAGTGTGCATCCCCTCCTGGGAGGAGACTGGGGGCCGAAAGTAGAGAAGGGACACGGGGAAACTCAAAGGGCATTCCCTGGGGTTTCCCTTCCAGGATTTCTCCTGTGTTGCCCCGAAGGGGTCTATGGGCACTGCTCCTGCACACAGTTTGCGGTTAAAAATTAGACGCCTTCATTTCCGGATCAACAAGGGGGTGCAGAGGGAGATGGGGGGGTCACGCCTCCCCGCACCCGGAAAGGCGTTGAGGTGTGTGACCGAGTTGGATTTGGTCCAGGCCCGCCAAGGAAGGCTGGGAGAAGCATGCTATAAAAAGGCTGGAAGGTCTCCGTATTTACTCCTTCAGTAAATAAGGAGAATCACGTCGAACACAAGTGGCCCAGACACTGTCGTGGCCGCGCAGCTTTGGAGTTTTGGGGCAAAGAGAGTTGGATGGAAGGCCGAACTGGGTATCTGTCTCATTTCAACTCTGCCAGCCCCAGGGTGCAGAGGAACAAACAGCCAGGAGAAGTTGGGTGTCCCctactttttccttccttccgCACAGATAAGTCTATAGATTAGTGGGGCCCTGCGCCTCGGTGACGTTGTCGCCCCTTACTGCGCTGGGGCCAGGGCTTCTCGGCTGAGACCCTGAAACTTCTTCCCTTTTATCCTGTCAGctttctccattccttccttttctgtatGTCTCTGTACACGGAGTGTGATGTGAGGGTTCACCCCGGGCGACCGCAGATCCCCCAAGTTCACCAGCACGCTTGGGCTGCATCTCCCGAGTGCGCTGGGAATGGGGAGCCCCGTGTCCCTCGCGCGGGTGCCCAGCGGACCGGCGGGGGCGGAGGTGAATTGCACCCCTGGGGGGCGGGCCAGGGCGGGGAACCGAGGTTGCTGGGAGCTGGGTCTGGAGTCCGAGAACGGGGAGGGGGTATGGTCGCCCCCCGCCTGTGAACTGTGAAGTGCGCGGCTCCGGCTGAGCCGGTGGTTTCCAGCCGGGCCAGCcgagcgcggcggcggcggcggccgcagACGTGGAGGAGCGGAGCGCCGAGGCTGGCGCCAGGCGGCCTCTTTTGTTTATCTGACAGCTAAATATCAAGGCAATCACCGCCTCGCGGCCCTGCCTCCAACCCCCACAGCTAAGACAAACAGTTGGGCTAAAAGAATGCTTCTGTTATCATAAGTTTCTATCTCTCTTCTCATGGCTGGgcctttattttctcttgcttttttaatTTCAGAGTCTCCCCCCCCTCCTTACTCCAGATACCCGATGGATTTTCTCAAACCAACTGGTGagtagatgatttttaaaatatccttcctATCTTAAGTTAGAAATAGAGCCTCTAGAACCTGGCTTTTTGTGTGTAGGCAAAGGCTTGGAGAGGTGCTGGACTTGCTTCACTTCACTTTGGTTCTAGGTTTCCTCTGTTGGAAGTTTGGTGAATTTTTCTGTTGTgactgggtttttgttttgtgtttttgcaaAGATGTTCCCTTGATATGCTTtacattttgttcctttttcctgTATTTGCGCTCTGTAGCCGGTGGGCTCAGCTTTGATACGTGGAAGCTTTAGTCCAGAAAGAAGTGTCTTGGGAACCAAATAGGACTGGTTGATGGGGAAAACTTGGAGACTTCGTGAGTGCCAGGAGCATCAACGGCAATAATGGAAAGCGTGATTAGATAGATGGGAAGGCGGTTTAAAAAGGTTCAAAGAAGACTTTGGTCTAGAGTAGACACTGGAACGTTTCAGAAGTATAGGCAGTGAAAGGAGGGTAGGTTCCCCCTGCCCCAGTCACCTGCAAGTCAGTCCTCTCCCGGGGTTTTCTCAGTATTCTCCATAGGGGCCGTCAAAGTTTTGAGCACAGCTCTGCCTGTCTGTTGCTTTGTCACTGACTGGCATGGAGCCAGGGCAGAAGCCCATTTGAGACTGGCACCAGCCCTGTTGTGGTTGTCTGCATTCAACTTCTGGCCGGCAGTAGCACAGGAGTCCATCCCTGGACATCACAGTGCTGGGGACGGGGTCAGCAAAATGAACTTTGGGGTGACAACAAGGACAAACCTCAATTCCTGGAGCTCCTTCTTACAGTAGGAGATAGATCTGTTTGCTACAAGTACAGGCCGTGTGTAACCTTGGTTTTTGTTCTTGTATACTGGTGCCTGAAAAAACATTAATACTtgggacatttttattttgccaaggttctGGGAGAAGGAAAAGTGAAGAGTTGGGCACCATTTAGCTCCTGGAATTCTGCAAGTCCTTCCGCCTTCTGCATTTTGGCTGTTGGGCCTTTCCCCTCACTAATTAAAAGTTTTGCTGGGGCGTTGTCATAAATTAAATACTTTAATGAATGTGTAACCGAAGCCCATACTCTGCAGCCAGTCCTCCTGGGACTCTACCAGCTCCCTCAAGTTGGGAAGGCGTTCCTGCTTGCCTGGTGCCGGTCTAATAAGTGGCCCGCAAAGCATGTGATATTTTGCTTTCGATTTACAAAACACCAGATAAATGGTTATTAATGAGGAGATACCCAGCTCTCTGTATTTGTAACAAACATTAACTGGAATTACCAAGCTTTGTTTTCCTAAAGACTGTAACTTGACTGGGTTTTGGCTTAAAGAATCCAGAATTATTTTATGAAGTTAGTTTTCCAAGGGGCCACCTCTGA includes:
- the SMAD7 gene encoding mothers against decapentaplegic homolog 7 isoform X2 — protein: MFRTKRSALVRRLWRSRAPGGEDEEEGAGGGGGGGELRGEGATDSRAHGAGGGGPGRAGCCLGKAVRGAKGHHHPHPPAAGAGAAGGAEADLKALTHSVLKKLKERQLELLLQAVESRGGTRTACLLLPGRLDCRLGPGAPASAQPAQPPSSYSLPLLLCKVFRWPDLRHSSEVKRLCCCESYGKINPELVCCNPHHLSRLCELESPPPPYSRYPMDFLKPTDCPDAVPSSAETGGTNYLAPGGLSDSQLLLEPGDRSHWCVVAYWEEKTRVGRLYCVQEPSLDIFYDLPQGNGFCLGQLNSDNKSQLVQKVRSKIGCGIQLTREVDGVWVYNRSSYPIFIKSATLDNPDSRTLLVHKVFPGFSIKAFDYEKAYSLQRPNDHEFMQQPWTGFTVQISFVKGWGQCYTRQFISSCPCWLEVIFNSR
- the SMAD7 gene encoding mothers against decapentaplegic homolog 7 isoform X1, whose amino-acid sequence is MFRTKRSALVRRLWRSRAPGGEDEEEGAGGGGGGGELRGEGATDSRAHGAGGGGPGRAGCCLGKAVRGAKGHHHPHPPAAGAGAAGGAEADLKALTHSVLKKLKERQLELLLQAVESRGGTRTACLLLPGRLDCRLGPGAPASAQPAQPPSSYSLPLLLCKVFRWPDLRHSSEVKRLCCCESYGKINPELVCCNPHHLSRLCELESPPPPYSRYPMDFLKPTADCPDAVPSSAETGGTNYLAPGGLSDSQLLLEPGDRSHWCVVAYWEEKTRVGRLYCVQEPSLDIFYDLPQGNGFCLGQLNSDNKSQLVQKVRSKIGCGIQLTREVDGVWVYNRSSYPIFIKSATLDNPDSRTLLVHKVFPGFSIKAFDYEKAYSLQRPNDHEFMQQPWTGFTVQISFVKGWGQCYTRQFISSCPCWLEVIFNSR